In Candidatus Babeliales bacterium, the following are encoded in one genomic region:
- a CDS encoding NifU family protein, with product MSMDFGNQEVIEKIQAILDIIRPAIMTDGGDIEFVQFQDGIVSIRLTGACVGCPAAMYTFKLGVQDTLMSQVPEIKQVVQVEA from the coding sequence ATGAGCATGGATTTCGGTAACCAAGAGGTTATAGAGAAAATACAGGCAATACTTGATATCATACGACCGGCTATTATGACAGACGGTGGCGATATTGAGTTCGTACAGTTTCAAGATGGCATAGTTTCCATCAGATTAACTGGTGCTTGTGTTGGATGTCCAGCAGCAATGTATACGTTCAAATTAGGGGTCCAAGATACCCTAATGAGCCAAGTGCCTGAAATTAAACAGGTAGTACAGGTTGAGGCGTAG
- the rplQ gene encoding 50S ribosomal protein L17, producing MKHQNGRKKLNLKPSHKRSFLRNQVIHLVTYGHLVSTKANVKETQRFAEKMITLARQGNHFNVRRRAKALLPYSETALLKLFTEIAPRYVDRPGGYTRVIPMGRRMSDTAQVARLEWV from the coding sequence ATGAAACATCAAAATGGTAGAAAAAAATTAAATCTTAAGCCTTCTCATAAACGATCTTTTCTGCGCAATCAGGTGATACATTTGGTGACATATGGTCATCTTGTTTCAACGAAAGCAAATGTAAAAGAAACGCAACGATTTGCGGAAAAAATGATTACTCTTGCGCGTCAAGGTAACCATTTTAATGTGCGTCGTCGTGCAAAGGCATTATTACCATACTCAGAAACAGCATTGCTAAAACTGTTTACTGAAATTGCACCACGATATGTAGATCGTCCAGGTGGATATACTCGTGTGATCCCAATGGGACGTCGTATGAGTGATACCGCGCAAGTTGCACGCCTAGAATGGGTGTAG
- a CDS encoding DNA-directed RNA polymerase subunit alpha — protein MDKKEYRSLTIPRLSWNKKALTDTFGELVAQPLEPGFGNTLGNALRRVLLGGVEGCAVTSVIIKGVNNEFSSLPGVIEDTMQVLLNIKEIVVRNTQGIPGKMVLKVEKEGVVRVSDIKADEHLQLINLDHVIAHVSAQGSLDIEFFVETGRGYRPAQWPAGKALQDDERIYLDAMFSPIKKVLFDVEKTRVGGEIDYDKLTLKIYTDGSENPLDVLHYSVSVLRTQLEHFLASAEIPFNEISVAPEKIKEEKTVAVDGPGLKGVPVELLLKPIDELELSVRAHNCLINAGIKRIIDLVNLAEDDGLKIKNFGRKSLNEVKDNMKAFGLSFGMDIKESDLKRALKDSEQDE, from the coding sequence ATGGATAAAAAAGAGTACAGATCCTTAACTATTCCGCGATTAAGCTGGAATAAGAAAGCGTTAACTGATACTTTTGGTGAGTTGGTTGCTCAGCCGTTAGAGCCTGGTTTTGGTAATACATTAGGTAATGCATTGCGTCGTGTATTGCTTGGCGGTGTTGAAGGTTGTGCAGTTACTTCCGTAATTATTAAGGGAGTTAACAACGAATTTTCTTCTTTGCCAGGGGTTATTGAAGACACAATGCAAGTTCTTCTTAATATTAAAGAAATCGTTGTGCGTAATACGCAGGGTATTCCTGGTAAAATGGTTTTGAAGGTTGAAAAAGAAGGTGTTGTGCGCGTATCAGATATTAAAGCGGATGAACATCTACAACTGATAAATCTTGATCACGTAATTGCACATGTTTCTGCGCAAGGATCTCTTGATATTGAATTCTTTGTAGAAACTGGCAGAGGATATCGACCGGCACAGTGGCCTGCAGGAAAAGCGTTACAAGATGATGAACGCATTTACTTGGATGCTATGTTTTCTCCGATCAAAAAGGTGCTTTTTGATGTGGAAAAGACGCGTGTGGGGGGAGAAATAGATTACGACAAGTTAACGTTAAAGATCTATACTGATGGATCTGAAAACCCACTTGATGTGTTACATTATTCAGTGTCAGTATTGCGTACACAGTTAGAGCATTTCCTTGCGAGTGCAGAGATACCATTTAATGAGATTTCTGTAGCTCCTGAAAAAATTAAAGAGGAAAAAACTGTTGCGGTTGATGGACCTGGATTGAAAGGTGTTCCTGTAGAGTTGTTATTAAAGCCTATTGATGAATTAGAATTATCAGTACGAGCACATAACTGCTTAATTAATGCAGGTATTAAACGCATTATCGATTTGGTAAACTTGGCTGAAGACGATGGCCTTAAAATTAAGAATTTTGGTCGCAAGTCATTGAATGAAGTTAAAGACAATATGAAGGCGTTTGGGCTTTCATTTGGTATGGATATTAAAGAATCTGATTTAAAACGGGCTCTTAAAGATTCTGAACAAGATGAATAA
- the rpsD gene encoding 30S ribosomal protein S4 translates to MDKTKKDNKGYTPRGGAPRGEFARPGAAKVDRTDVSEKTEKSQKRTRKLSEYGRQLEEKQKVKEMYGVREKQFKRFFKNAAQMRAGSPGENLLNFLERRLDNTLYRLKLATTRSQARQVIVHGHVLVNGKKVNSPSYLVSVNEVITLASNVADKNNFLEQVIDKRLNVGIKVPEWLELDKQKRMGRVLRFPVRTDIQTPIEEHLIVELYSK, encoded by the coding sequence ATGGATAAGACAAAAAAAGATAATAAAGGTTATACTCCACGAGGTGGAGCACCTCGTGGTGAGTTCGCTCGACCAGGCGCTGCGAAGGTTGACCGCACTGATGTAAGTGAAAAAACAGAAAAATCTCAAAAACGTACGCGTAAACTCTCTGAATACGGTAGACAGCTAGAAGAAAAGCAAAAAGTAAAAGAGATGTATGGTGTTCGTGAGAAACAGTTCAAACGTTTTTTCAAGAATGCAGCACAAATGCGTGCAGGTTCTCCAGGAGAAAATTTATTAAATTTCCTTGAGCGCCGTCTTGATAATACATTATATCGATTAAAATTGGCAACAACACGCTCACAAGCTCGACAAGTTATTGTACATGGACACGTCCTGGTTAATGGCAAAAAAGTAAATTCACCATCGTATCTGGTTTCAGTGAATGAGGTGATTACATTAGCGTCAAACGTTGCAGATAAAAATAATTTTTTAGAGCAAGTGATTGATAAGAGACTTAATGTCGGTATTAAAGTTCCTGAGTGGCTTGAGCTTGATAAACAAAAACGAATGGGTCGTGTGCTACGTTTCCCTGTTCGTACTGATATACAGACGCCAATTGAAGAGCATTTGATTGTAGAGTTGTATTCTAAGTAA
- the rpsK gene encoding 30S ribosomal protein S11, whose protein sequence is MAYKKKIKKAKRRVDVATVCVSSSFNNTVVSVTTVEGDVLLRGSSGALGFKGARKGTPFAASQIVTHLSKEMVVLGIRTVSINLKGPGAGRDSVIRALKASGFGISMLRDVTPLPHNGTRPPKKRRV, encoded by the coding sequence ATGGCATATAAAAAGAAAATTAAAAAAGCAAAAAGAAGAGTAGATGTAGCTACAGTGTGTGTATCTTCTTCTTTTAATAACACGGTTGTTTCAGTAACTACTGTTGAAGGCGATGTGTTATTACGTGGTAGTTCTGGAGCATTAGGATTTAAGGGTGCACGTAAAGGGACTCCGTTTGCGGCTTCTCAAATTGTGACTCATCTTTCTAAAGAGATGGTTGTATTAGGCATTCGAACAGTGTCGATTAACCTGAAGGGTCCTGGAGCAGGAAGAGATTCTGTTATTCGTGCGCTTAAAGCAAGTGGTTTTGGAATTTCAATGTTGAGAGATGTGACTCCGCTTCCTCATAATGGAACTCGTCCTCCTAAAAAACGTCGTGTATAA
- the rpsM gene encoding 30S ribosomal protein S13: MARIEGANLPENKRIEYGLTYVFGIGIKSSRDILTKLNISFDTRVKNLTDDQVAAIQKEVATNYVTEGNLRRDITLHIRRLQDIGSYRGLRHKRGLPVRGQRTKTNARTRKGPRGASVSLKRKITKK; the protein is encoded by the coding sequence ATGGCTAGAATTGAGGGCGCAAATTTACCGGAAAATAAGCGTATAGAGTACGGACTTACCTATGTTTTTGGGATAGGTATTAAGTCGTCTCGTGATATTTTAACGAAGTTAAATATTAGTTTTGATACTCGAGTGAAGAACCTAACTGATGATCAGGTTGCTGCAATTCAAAAAGAGGTTGCGACTAACTATGTTACTGAAGGAAATCTGCGTAGAGATATCACTTTGCATATCAGACGTCTGCAGGATATTGGTAGCTACCGAGGCTTGCGACATAAAAGAGGACTTCCTGTTCGTGGACAGCGTACAAAAACAAATGCGCGTACTCGTAAAGGACCTCGTGGAGCATCGGTTTCATTAAAACGTAAGATCACTAAGAAATAG
- the rpmJ gene encoding 50S ribosomal protein L36 — protein MKVRTSVKPMCDDCRVIKRKRVVRVICKRNAKHKQRQG, from the coding sequence ATGAAAGTAAGAACGTCAGTTAAACCAATGTGCGATGATTGTCGCGTGATTAAAAGGAAACGCGTTGTTCGTGTGATTTGCAAACGTAATGCTAAACATAAACAGCGACAAGGTTAA
- the infA gene encoding translation initiation factor IF-1, translating to MKKEQQKQKEGIIRVDGVVKETLPNAMFLVEIEGGHKVLGHVSGKMRMFYIKILPGDKVALELSSYDLTRGRIVLRYKN from the coding sequence ATGAAAAAAGAACAGCAAAAGCAAAAAGAAGGTATTATTAGAGTAGATGGTGTTGTAAAAGAAACATTACCGAATGCGATGTTTCTTGTTGAAATAGAAGGTGGACATAAGGTACTTGGACACGTTTCGGGTAAAATGCGTATGTTTTACATAAAAATTTTGCCTGGAGATAAGGTTGCGTTAGAGCTGTCTTCTTATGATCTGACTCGTGGTAGAATTGTGTTACGGTATAAAAACTAA
- the map gene encoding type I methionyl aminopeptidase — translation MITIKNKDAIYKMGRAGQLLAGIFNELIPLIVPGISTFEIDAFVEKRLRDNGLLSKMKGYMGYKHVSCVSINDEVVHGVPHRDSVLKNGDIVKVDVCASWKGYSADMARVFFVGDVKEEVRRLVAVGQSSLEKGIAQARAGNYLTDISAAIQKEVEANGFGVVRDFAGHGIGKQMHEDPEILNYGVPGKGPLLKPGMTFALEPMVTMGHYDVYVAKDGWTVRTVDTSMAVHVEDTVLITNNEPVVLTRLREGI, via the coding sequence ATGATTACGATTAAAAACAAAGATGCTATTTATAAAATGGGACGCGCAGGGCAATTGTTGGCGGGTATTTTTAATGAACTAATACCATTGATAGTTCCTGGTATTTCAACATTTGAAATTGATGCTTTTGTCGAAAAGCGATTGCGTGATAATGGATTACTTTCAAAAATGAAAGGATATATGGGTTACAAGCATGTAAGCTGTGTATCAATAAATGATGAAGTAGTGCACGGTGTTCCCCATCGCGATTCTGTATTGAAGAATGGTGACATAGTAAAAGTTGACGTATGCGCTTCATGGAAAGGATATAGTGCTGATATGGCACGAGTTTTTTTTGTGGGCGATGTGAAAGAAGAAGTGCGACGATTGGTTGCTGTTGGACAGTCATCACTAGAAAAAGGTATAGCACAAGCGCGAGCTGGTAATTATTTAACCGACATATCTGCTGCTATTCAAAAAGAAGTAGAAGCGAACGGCTTTGGTGTTGTACGCGATTTTGCAGGACATGGTATTGGTAAGCAGATGCATGAGGATCCAGAAATATTGAATTATGGTGTTCCTGGTAAGGGGCCATTGTTAAAACCTGGTATGACATTTGCGTTAGAGCCAATGGTTACTATGGGGCATTATGATGTGTATGTAGCTAAGGACGGATGGACGGTAAGAACAGTTGATACAAGTATGGCTGTGCACGTAGAAGATACTGTTTTAATTACTAATAATGAGCCAGTCGTGTTAACGCGATTAAGGGAGGGCATTTAA
- a CDS encoding nucleoside monophosphate kinase, whose product MNGKKDIFVFIGPPGSGKGSLSALCVKELQWLQLSTGNLCRQHIANQTEIGKIIEAAIKSGGLVSDDIIIAMVEEWLLDTRDDIRTVILDGYPRSVHQAESFCSLIKNQFKNVSFHVVLFTLSDEKLIARLTSRLICQKKECQAVYSTVEGSGLEPQVPFICDVCSGPLERRKDDDIEAILVRLDMYHKHTQPLMDFYKKIGQPVIEIDVDSSLEDIFQEFKRKVL is encoded by the coding sequence ATGAATGGTAAGAAAGATATCTTTGTTTTTATTGGACCACCTGGTTCAGGTAAAGGCTCTCTGTCTGCATTGTGTGTTAAAGAATTACAGTGGTTGCAGCTATCAACAGGTAATTTGTGTCGACAGCATATTGCGAATCAAACAGAAATTGGAAAGATCATTGAGGCTGCGATTAAAAGTGGCGGCTTAGTGTCAGATGATATTATTATAGCAATGGTTGAAGAATGGTTGCTTGATACTCGTGATGATATACGTACGGTGATTTTGGATGGCTATCCTCGATCTGTACACCAAGCAGAATCATTTTGCTCTTTGATTAAAAATCAGTTTAAAAATGTATCATTTCATGTGGTCCTATTTACATTATCTGATGAGAAATTGATTGCACGGTTAACGAGCCGATTAATTTGTCAAAAAAAGGAATGTCAGGCGGTGTATTCAACTGTTGAGGGATCAGGGTTGGAGCCGCAAGTGCCTTTTATATGTGATGTGTGTTCAGGACCGTTAGAGCGTCGTAAGGATGATGACATAGAGGCTATTTTAGTGCGTTTGGATATGTATCATAAACATACTCAGCCATTGATGGATTTTTATAAGAAGATAGGGCAGCCAGTTATTGAGATTGATGTAGATTCTTCCTTGGAAGATATCTTTCAAGAGTTTAAGCGTAAGGTTTTGTAA
- the secY gene encoding preprotein translocase subunit SecY, translating to MILIKNFLNIFFIPELRKKFLFTLGVFIVYRFGNHIPVVGVNVDALRTLMAQAKGLGGLFAYLDMFSGGGLREATIFALGIQPYISASIMMQILGMVVPSLEALVKEGEYGRKIVNQYTRYLTFFVAIVQSVGLAFLLENRGLVLEPGWSFRIMCVLSLTVGAMFVMWLGEQISIFGLGNGSSMIIFAGTVAHFMDYGIKTIGQVLEGITHPATAVFIIAVYIAITACIVFLERGERKIPVQYTRRVVGNRVYGGQSTYIPFKINTSGVMPVILAGTMLNMPIFLLSMLAERFDMFKWISEAMNPMGLLFNVIQFVLIIAFSYLWTALQFNPVELADNIKKSGGFIPGIRPGKSTAEFFDYILNRIGLVGAVYLGILASLPIVLNLFVERVLMDKMPFYLGGTALLIVVGVALEAAAQIEAYLIENRYEGFLSSGRLQSRLRR from the coding sequence GTGATTCTAATAAAAAATTTTCTTAATATTTTTTTTATTCCTGAGTTGCGTAAAAAATTTTTATTTACGCTCGGTGTTTTTATTGTTTATAGATTTGGTAATCACATTCCGGTAGTAGGTGTGAATGTGGATGCTTTGCGAACGCTTATGGCGCAAGCAAAAGGTCTTGGTGGTTTGTTTGCCTATCTTGATATGTTTTCAGGAGGAGGTTTACGTGAAGCCACCATTTTTGCACTTGGTATTCAGCCATATATATCTGCTTCTATTATGATGCAAATATTAGGTATGGTTGTGCCTTCTTTAGAGGCGTTAGTCAAAGAAGGGGAATACGGTCGAAAAATTGTTAATCAATATACACGATATCTGACATTCTTTGTTGCGATTGTGCAAAGTGTGGGATTAGCATTCCTGCTTGAAAATCGCGGATTGGTATTAGAGCCAGGTTGGTCATTTAGAATTATGTGTGTTTTGTCGTTAACCGTTGGTGCAATGTTTGTCATGTGGCTTGGTGAGCAGATTTCAATCTTTGGACTCGGTAATGGGAGCTCCATGATTATTTTTGCGGGTACGGTTGCGCATTTCATGGACTATGGTATCAAGACGATAGGACAGGTACTTGAAGGTATTACGCATCCGGCAACAGCAGTATTTATTATAGCGGTGTATATTGCTATAACTGCATGCATTGTCTTTTTAGAACGAGGTGAACGTAAAATACCAGTACAGTATACGCGTCGTGTTGTTGGTAACAGAGTATATGGTGGTCAGAGTACCTATATTCCTTTTAAGATTAATACCTCAGGCGTGATGCCAGTAATTCTTGCGGGAACTATGCTTAATATGCCAATATTTTTGTTATCGATGCTTGCAGAACGTTTTGACATGTTCAAGTGGATTTCAGAAGCAATGAATCCTATGGGGTTGTTGTTTAATGTAATCCAATTTGTTTTGATCATTGCGTTTTCTTACTTATGGACGGCATTACAGTTTAATCCAGTAGAGCTTGCAGATAATATTAAGAAAAGTGGTGGTTTTATTCCAGGAATTCGACCAGGTAAAAGTACTGCCGAATTTTTTGATTATATTTTGAACCGTATAGGATTAGTAGGAGCTGTATATCTCGGTATTCTGGCTTCATTACCAATCGTTTTAAATCTTTTTGTTGAACGTGTGCTGATGGATAAAATGCCATTCTATTTGGGTGGAACAGCGCTGCTGATCGTAGTTGGAGTTGCTCTTGAAGCAGCGGCACAGATTGAGGCGTATTTGATCGAAAATAGATACGAAGGATTCTTGTCATCAGGAAGATTGCAAAGTCGGTTGCGTCGATAA
- the rpsE gene encoding 30S ribosomal protein S5 encodes MAKTKEAVMVDHVINVRRVTKVTKGGKRFSFSAFVVIGDQKGNIGIGLGKSREVSQAIAKATNAARKNMIAVPLRGDTIPYAVEGRHGASRVIVRSASKGTGVIAGGAMRSVMDAVGIKDVLAKSLGSANRQNVVKATLNAFAKLRSAEHLAKLRNVTISDIIGKKDVRTA; translated from the coding sequence ATGGCAAAGACAAAAGAAGCTGTAATGGTTGATCACGTTATTAACGTACGACGGGTTACTAAGGTTACTAAAGGTGGAAAAAGATTTTCTTTTTCAGCATTTGTAGTGATTGGTGATCAAAAAGGAAATATTGGCATAGGCCTTGGTAAAAGCCGAGAAGTTTCACAGGCTATTGCGAAAGCAACAAACGCAGCGCGTAAAAATATGATCGCAGTACCGTTACGTGGTGATACAATTCCATATGCGGTAGAAGGACGTCATGGTGCAAGTCGCGTAATTGTGCGATCTGCTTCAAAGGGTACCGGAGTTATTGCTGGTGGAGCAATGCGCTCAGTTATGGATGCTGTGGGCATTAAAGATGTGTTGGCAAAATCATTGGGATCAGCGAATAGACAGAATGTTGTTAAGGCTACCTTGAATGCCTTTGCTAAATTGCGCTCAGCAGAGCATCTTGCAAAATTAAGAAACGTAACTATATCTGATATTATTGGAAAAAAAGATGTTAGAACTGCATAA
- the rplR gene encoding 50S ribosomal protein L18, whose protein sequence is MSLLKKIKARTKRRALRNRKKMSGTADILRVSVFRSLKHIYAQLINDQIGKTVVSFSSQQLSNASGDKKTISRSVGRELAALAKKEGITTVVFDRGQFLYHGRVQELAEGLREGGLKL, encoded by the coding sequence ATGTCGTTGTTGAAAAAAATAAAAGCACGTACAAAGCGCAGAGCGTTGCGAAATCGTAAAAAAATGAGCGGTACCGCAGATATACTACGTGTCTCTGTATTTAGAAGTTTGAAGCATATTTATGCGCAGCTTATTAATGATCAGATTGGAAAAACAGTTGTTTCTTTTTCATCACAACAATTGAGTAATGCGTCTGGTGACAAAAAAACAATTTCTCGTTCTGTAGGCCGTGAATTAGCGGCACTTGCAAAAAAAGAAGGCATTACTACTGTTGTTTTTGATCGAGGACAGTTTTTATATCATGGTCGAGTTCAAGAGTTGGCAGAAGGTCTGCGAGAAGGCGGATTAAAACTTTAA
- the rplF gene encoding 50S ribosomal protein L6 — MSKIGRKAIALGNVAVVLKGSEVQYKGSKGSGAYAVPSELLVQVEDGQLFLKLDESKKLPRDVNRIWGLHRALLANKIKGADVGFEKKLQIIGLGYKAVKSGDKIVFSLGFSHKIDFDLPGGVTLDIDRTGQNLTFSSHDKELVGLVCSEVRALRAPEPYKGTGIRLVTEVVVQKAGKTKSK; from the coding sequence ATGTCAAAGATAGGCCGAAAGGCGATAGCATTAGGTAATGTTGCAGTTGTTCTAAAAGGATCTGAGGTACAGTATAAGGGTAGCAAGGGTTCTGGAGCATATGCGGTCCCATCTGAGTTGCTTGTACAAGTAGAAGATGGACAATTGTTTTTGAAACTAGATGAATCGAAAAAACTACCTCGTGATGTTAATAGAATATGGGGGTTGCATCGAGCGTTACTTGCGAACAAGATTAAAGGCGCAGATGTAGGTTTTGAAAAAAAATTACAAATAATTGGGTTGGGTTATAAAGCAGTTAAGTCCGGAGACAAAATTGTTTTTAGCTTAGGATTTAGTCATAAAATTGATTTTGATTTACCTGGAGGAGTTACCTTAGATATTGATCGAACAGGGCAAAATCTAACGTTTTCTTCGCATGATAAAGAGCTTGTAGGGCTTGTGTGTAGTGAAGTGAGAGCATTGAGAGCTCCTGAACCATACAAAGGTACAGGTATCCGGCTTGTAACAGAAGTAGTTGTACAAAAAGCAGGTAAGACAAAGTCTAAGTAA
- the rpsH gene encoding 30S ribosomal protein S8 has protein sequence MSIDVIGNFLTIIRNGIMASKSFVVIPSSKMKFEIGLVLKKEGFIRDCQVLEEQGKQVIKIVLKYAGGESVIHEITRVSSPARRFYAGTHEIKPVIGNLGVAILTTNRGILTHKQAREFGVGGEVICTVW, from the coding sequence ATGTCAATAGATGTTATTGGAAATTTTTTGACTATTATTAGAAATGGAATTATGGCATCAAAATCTTTTGTTGTTATTCCTTCTTCTAAGATGAAATTTGAAATTGGGCTAGTGCTCAAAAAAGAGGGGTTCATTAGGGACTGTCAGGTTCTTGAAGAGCAAGGTAAGCAAGTAATAAAAATTGTTTTGAAATATGCTGGTGGTGAATCGGTGATTCATGAAATCACTCGAGTGAGTTCTCCGGCGCGTCGTTTTTATGCAGGAACGCATGAGATCAAGCCAGTTATTGGTAACTTGGGTGTTGCTATTTTGACAACGAATCGCGGCATTCTTACTCACAAGCAGGCAAGAGAATTTGGTGTTGGCGGCGAAGTGATTTGTACTGTTTGGTAG
- a CDS encoding type Z 30S ribosomal protein S14 has translation MARKALIEKSKRVPKFEVRARNRCQLCGRPRGYMRMFMMCRLCFRKNALKGLLPGVQKTSW, from the coding sequence ATGGCCAGAAAGGCATTAATAGAGAAGTCAAAAAGGGTTCCAAAATTTGAAGTAAGGGCTCGTAATCGTTGTCAGCTTTGTGGAAGACCACGAGGTTATATGAGAATGTTTATGATGTGTCGTTTGTGTTTTAGAAAAAATGCCTTGAAGGGATTGCTTCCTGGTGTTCAAAAGACAAGTTGGTAA
- the rplE gene encoding 50S ribosomal protein L5 yields the protein MKSRLEDMYNAEIRPQLLKDLGLGNVMQVPKVAKVVINVGASTALTNSKIIGSISDIMGKVTGQLPARRLAKKSIAGFKLREGMPIGVMVTLRGKKMYDFLDRLITLAFPKVRDFQGVSDKFDGRGNYNVGIKEWIIFPEVDYEEGSKLGGLNITIHTTATNDEHGRALLKKFGMPFVKNK from the coding sequence ATAAAAAGTCGTTTAGAAGATATGTACAATGCTGAGATTCGTCCGCAATTGTTGAAGGACCTTGGTCTTGGTAATGTTATGCAGGTCCCAAAGGTTGCAAAAGTTGTAATCAATGTGGGTGCTAGTACTGCGCTTACTAATAGTAAGATTATAGGGTCGATCTCTGATATTATGGGGAAGGTAACTGGACAGTTGCCGGCTCGTAGATTAGCAAAGAAATCGATAGCGGGGTTCAAGCTGCGTGAAGGAATGCCAATAGGTGTTATGGTAACGTTGCGTGGGAAAAAAATGTATGATTTCTTGGATCGATTGATTACTTTAGCCTTTCCAAAAGTGCGTGACTTTCAGGGTGTATCCGATAAGTTTGATGGTCGTGGTAACTATAATGTTGGCATAAAAGAGTGGATCATTTTTCCAGAAGTTGATTATGAAGAAGGCAGCAAGTTGGGCGGGTTAAATATTACGATCCATACAACCGCAACTAATGATGAGCACGGGCGAGCTTTGCTGAAAAAATTTGGTATGCCGTTTGTAAAAAATAAATAA
- the rplX gene encoding 50S ribosomal protein L24: MVARIKKNDLVFVLSGKDKGKQGEVIEIFPKEDKVIVKNVALVTRHYKARKQGEASGIKKEESKVAMSRVMPVCSGCKAPCRVIVQVLDNAKTTRACHRCQKAF; this comes from the coding sequence ATGGTAGCTCGTATTAAAAAAAATGACCTGGTGTTTGTACTATCTGGTAAAGATAAAGGCAAGCAAGGCGAGGTTATTGAAATTTTTCCTAAAGAAGATAAAGTTATAGTTAAAAATGTCGCTCTAGTGACTCGACATTATAAGGCGCGTAAGCAAGGCGAAGCGTCAGGAATAAAGAAAGAAGAGTCAAAGGTGGCGATGTCTCGCGTTATGCCGGTTTGTTCAGGGTGTAAGGCGCCATGTCGTGTTATTGTTCAAGTGTTGGACAATGCAAAAACAACACGCGCATGTCATCGATGTCAAAAAGCGTTTTGA
- the rplN gene encoding 50S ribosomal protein L14, producing the protein MLQKESRLEVADNSGAKELACIHIVGGTRKRYAYLGDTIVCSVKKAMPGGMVKKGDVVTAVIVRVRKEFRRADGSYIRFGDNAAVIIKEKEPIASRIFGPIARELRTRGYMKIVSLAPEVL; encoded by the coding sequence ATGTTACAAAAAGAATCACGTTTAGAGGTCGCAGACAATTCTGGAGCAAAAGAATTGGCATGTATTCATATTGTTGGCGGAACACGCAAGCGATATGCATACTTAGGAGACACGATTGTTTGCTCAGTAAAAAAAGCTATGCCAGGTGGTATGGTAAAAAAGGGTGATGTTGTCACAGCGGTTATAGTGAGAGTTCGAAAAGAATTTCGCCGTGCAGATGGTAGCTATATTCGTTTTGGGGATAATGCGGCAGTGATTATTAAGGAAAAAGAGCCAATTGCTTCACGTATTTTTGGGCCTATTGCTCGAGAGCTACGGACGCGAGGATACATGAAAATAGTTTCTTTGGCTCCAGAGGTTTTGTAA